A region from the Cryptosporangium arvum DSM 44712 genome encodes:
- a CDS encoding tyrosine-protein phosphatase — protein sequence MSRELWWDGCVNVRDLGGLGRVRPRAVVRMEAPTTLSPTGWAAAWDYGIRTFVDLRHAEECDPDDAPRPPGITTVRVPLEPIGTPFYERWVPIDNLASPLYYPAMLAEHPEPVIAAVRAIATAAPGGVVIHCAGGKDRTGLVSLVLLTLAGATPEEITADYLITFERMAERYAALGYPDVLGKVSRILAEHGTTVEASLASTVAGLRMPGFLRDNGVTDAELAALRARLLSGT from the coding sequence ATGAGCCGGGAACTGTGGTGGGACGGGTGTGTCAACGTCCGTGACCTCGGTGGGCTGGGGCGCGTGCGACCCCGGGCGGTCGTCCGCATGGAGGCACCGACCACGCTGAGCCCCACCGGGTGGGCGGCGGCCTGGGACTACGGCATCCGGACGTTCGTCGACCTGCGCCACGCCGAGGAGTGCGACCCGGACGACGCTCCGCGCCCGCCGGGGATCACGACCGTGCGGGTGCCGCTGGAGCCGATCGGCACGCCGTTCTACGAGCGCTGGGTGCCGATCGACAACCTGGCGTCGCCGCTCTACTACCCGGCGATGCTGGCCGAGCACCCGGAGCCGGTGATCGCGGCCGTCCGGGCGATCGCGACCGCCGCACCCGGCGGCGTCGTGATCCACTGCGCGGGCGGCAAGGACCGCACCGGGCTGGTGTCGCTGGTGCTGCTGACGCTGGCCGGCGCCACCCCGGAGGAGATCACGGCCGACTACCTGATCACGTTCGAGCGGATGGCCGAGCGCTACGCCGCGCTCGGCTACCCCGACGTGCTGGGAAAGGTCAGCCGGATCCTCGCCGAGCACGGCACCACGGTCGAGGCGTCGCTGGCGTCCACCGTCGCCGGGCTCCGGATGCCGGGCTTCCTGCGGGACAACGGCGTGACCGACGCCGAGCTCGCGGCGTTGCGCGCCCGGCTGCTCAGCGGAACGTGA